A window of Tautonia plasticadhaerens contains these coding sequences:
- the treS gene encoding maltose alpha-D-glucosyltransferase: MASTTGSDPLWYKDAIIYELHIRAFFDSNGDGIGDLPGLTEKLDYLQDLGVTAIWLLPFYPSPLKDDGYDIAHYRSINPSYGTRRDFKVFVREAHRRGLRVINELVINHTSDQHPWFQAARQAPKGSKKRDFYVWSDSDEKYPDVRIIFTDTEKSNWTWDPAAQQYYWHRFFSHQPDLNFDNPHVLRAVIRIMRFWFDLGVDGMRLDAIPYLIERDGTNCENLPETHRVLKDLRAALDENYRDKMFLAEANQWPDDVRPYFGDGDECHMAFHFPVMPRIFMAVRQEDRTPIVEIMERTPDIPESCQWAMFLRNHDELTLEMVTHEERDYMYNEYAADPQARINLGIRRRLAPLVNYSRRRLELLNSLLLSFPGTPVLYYGDEIGMGDNIYLGDRNGVRTPMQWTGDRNAGFSRADFARLFSAPIMDPITGYQAINVEAQQRDPSSLLNWMKRMIALRKRYRAFGRGTMEFLKPSNRKVLAYVRRYKEDTILCVANLSRFVQPCELDLSSFQGMRPVEMLGNTEFPRIGELPYFLTLGPHAFYWFTLHRSDEPNILDVSPSVPEETPIPTLTLEGGWEGMLRGTSRRRLQAEIIPAFLRQQRWFAGKARRIRSVEILDATHTKSLSSRHTMLTVEVRYEEGRPETYVLPVGLALGSGGEDLISHAPKMVLARVTGPDGEGVLHDSIADDDFCLALVASARDRLEFPTGAGRYRAYSTSAMNDLVGQFDVDLKPRRGSAEQSNTNVIFGSRLIMKLFRRVEPGLNPELEIGRFLTEKTDFDNFPKLAGAIEYRRPDTEPTAVAVFQELVSFQAVGWEHALDELGRYYELVLSRPELDPPQVGPDPLSMVGTDVPEVVRDTIGLYLSAAATLGRRTAELHRALAGVPGDPAFAPEPLEPGDLEGLAGEIRLQVDSALALLRDRLETLPEEVSSTARRILDASAALLEPIDALPRSRVEAPKTRVHGDYHLGQILWSMNDYILLDFEGEPAKTLAQRRAKHSPVKDVVGMLRSYSYAAFDSLFRAAQDRETDFNRLLPWAQVWESWTSAAFLTAYLEIADPAGLVPADREQLALLMRCYTLDKSLYELQYELNNRPAWVRIPLSAIALLADRAGPGSNPPGPSDGPRR, translated from the coding sequence ATGGCATCAACCACCGGATCCGATCCGCTCTGGTACAAAGACGCGATCATCTATGAACTCCACATCCGGGCCTTCTTCGACAGCAACGGCGACGGCATCGGCGACTTGCCCGGATTGACCGAGAAGCTCGATTACCTCCAGGACCTCGGCGTCACGGCGATCTGGCTGCTCCCGTTCTACCCCTCCCCGCTCAAGGACGATGGGTACGATATCGCCCACTACCGCAGCATCAATCCCTCCTACGGGACGAGGCGGGACTTCAAGGTCTTCGTCCGTGAGGCCCACCGCCGGGGCCTCCGGGTCATCAACGAACTGGTCATCAACCACACTTCCGACCAGCACCCCTGGTTCCAGGCCGCCCGGCAGGCCCCCAAGGGCTCGAAGAAGCGGGACTTCTACGTCTGGAGCGACAGCGACGAGAAGTACCCGGACGTCCGGATCATCTTCACCGACACCGAGAAGTCGAACTGGACCTGGGACCCCGCCGCCCAGCAGTACTACTGGCACCGGTTCTTCAGCCACCAGCCGGATCTGAATTTCGACAACCCCCACGTGCTCCGCGCCGTGATCCGCATCATGAGGTTCTGGTTCGACCTGGGGGTCGACGGGATGAGGCTCGACGCCATCCCGTACCTCATCGAACGCGACGGGACCAACTGCGAGAACCTGCCAGAGACGCACCGGGTCCTGAAGGATCTCCGGGCCGCCTTGGACGAGAACTACCGGGACAAGATGTTCCTGGCCGAAGCCAATCAGTGGCCCGACGACGTCCGCCCCTACTTCGGCGACGGCGACGAGTGCCACATGGCCTTCCATTTCCCGGTCATGCCCCGCATCTTCATGGCGGTCCGCCAGGAAGACCGGACGCCGATCGTCGAGATCATGGAACGGACGCCGGACATCCCCGAGTCTTGCCAGTGGGCCATGTTCCTCCGCAACCACGACGAGCTGACGCTCGAGATGGTCACGCACGAGGAACGCGACTACATGTACAACGAATACGCCGCTGATCCCCAGGCGCGCATCAACCTGGGAATCCGGCGTCGGCTCGCCCCGCTGGTCAACTACAGCCGGAGGCGGCTGGAACTCCTCAACAGCCTCCTGCTCTCATTCCCGGGCACGCCGGTCCTGTATTACGGCGACGAGATCGGCATGGGGGACAACATCTATCTCGGCGATCGCAACGGCGTCCGGACGCCGATGCAGTGGACCGGCGACCGCAACGCCGGCTTCTCCCGGGCCGACTTCGCCCGGCTCTTCTCGGCGCCGATCATGGACCCGATCACCGGCTACCAGGCGATCAACGTCGAGGCCCAGCAGCGCGACCCCTCCAGCCTGCTGAACTGGATGAAGCGGATGATCGCCCTCCGCAAGCGGTACCGGGCCTTCGGCCGGGGGACGATGGAGTTCCTCAAGCCGTCCAACCGCAAGGTGCTGGCCTACGTCCGGCGCTACAAGGAAGACACCATCCTCTGCGTGGCGAACCTCTCGCGGTTCGTGCAGCCGTGTGAGCTCGACCTCTCAAGCTTCCAGGGCATGCGGCCGGTCGAGATGCTCGGCAATACTGAGTTCCCCCGCATCGGCGAGCTGCCCTATTTCCTCACGCTCGGGCCCCACGCCTTCTACTGGTTCACGCTCCACCGGTCGGACGAGCCGAACATCCTGGACGTCTCCCCGTCCGTGCCCGAGGAGACGCCGATCCCGACCCTCACGCTGGAGGGGGGCTGGGAAGGGATGCTCCGGGGCACCAGCCGACGCCGCTTGCAGGCCGAGATCATCCCGGCATTCCTCCGCCAGCAGCGCTGGTTCGCCGGCAAGGCGAGGCGGATCCGGTCGGTCGAGATCCTCGATGCGACTCATACCAAGTCGCTCTCCTCCCGCCACACGATGTTGACCGTCGAGGTCCGATACGAGGAAGGACGCCCCGAGACGTACGTGCTCCCCGTCGGCCTGGCCCTCGGCTCGGGGGGAGAGGATCTGATCTCCCACGCCCCGAAGATGGTCCTCGCCCGGGTAACGGGCCCGGACGGGGAGGGGGTGCTCCACGACTCGATCGCCGACGACGACTTCTGCCTGGCCCTGGTCGCGTCCGCGAGGGATCGCCTGGAGTTCCCGACCGGCGCCGGGCGTTATCGGGCCTACTCGACCTCCGCCATGAACGATCTCGTCGGCCAGTTCGACGTCGACTTGAAACCCCGGCGCGGTTCGGCCGAGCAGAGCAATACGAATGTGATTTTCGGGTCACGTTTGATCATGAAGTTGTTCCGACGCGTCGAGCCGGGCCTGAACCCCGAGCTGGAGATCGGCCGGTTCCTCACCGAGAAGACCGATTTCGACAACTTCCCCAAGCTCGCCGGCGCGATCGAGTACCGCCGCCCCGACACGGAACCGACGGCGGTCGCCGTCTTCCAGGAGCTCGTCTCCTTCCAGGCAGTCGGCTGGGAACACGCGCTGGATGAACTCGGTCGCTATTACGAGCTGGTCCTGAGCCGACCCGAACTCGACCCCCCCCAGGTCGGCCCCGACCCGCTCTCGATGGTCGGCACGGACGTGCCTGAGGTCGTCCGGGATACCATCGGCCTTTACCTCTCCGCCGCGGCGACGCTGGGGAGGCGGACCGCGGAGCTGCATCGGGCCCTCGCAGGCGTCCCGGGCGATCCCGCGTTCGCCCCGGAGCCCCTCGAGCCGGGCGACCTGGAGGGACTCGCCGGGGAGATCCGGCTTCAGGTCGACTCCGCCCTGGCCCTGCTCAGGGATCGACTCGAGACGCTCCCCGAGGAGGTCTCCTCCACCGCCCGGCGGATCCTGGACGCCTCGGCCGCCCTGCTCGAGCCGATCGACGCCCTGCCCCGCTCCCGGGTCGAGGCGCCGAAGACGAGGGTCCATGGCGATTATCATCTCGGCCAAATCCTCTGGTCGATGAACGATTACATCTTGCTCGATTTCGAGGGTGAGCCGGCGAAGACGCTGGCACAGCGCAGGGCCAAGCATTCGCCCGTCAAGGACGTGGTCGGGATGCTCCGCTCGTACTCGTACGCCGCGTTCGACTCGCTGTTCCGCGCCGCCCAGGATCGGGAGACCGACTTCAACCGGCTGCTCCCCTGGGCCCAGGTCTGGGAATCCTGGACCTCCGCCGCCTTCCTCACCGCCTACCTCGAGATCGCCGATCCCGCCGGGCTGGTGCCGGCCGATCGGGAGCAGTTGGCCCTGCTCATGAGGTGCTACACCCTCGACAAATCCCTGTACGAACTCCAGTACGAGTTGAACAATCGCCCCGCCTGGGTCCGCATCCCGCTCTCGGCGATCGCCTTGCTGGCCGACCGAGCCGGCCCCGGCTCGAACCCGCCGGGGCCGTCGGACGGGCCGCGTCGTTGA
- a CDS encoding alpha-1,4-glucan--maltose-1-phosphate maltosyltransferase — protein MTATLQSSRTEATRTQAPSRIIIEGVSPQVDGGRFPIKRVEGETIVVGADVFAEGHDVIRAVLRHSSGDGPWVEVPMTPLGNDRWEAGFTVDRIGRYSYTVEAWIDRFSTWRDEVSKKSGAGQDIASELLEGAEIVRQAADRAEGHAVRWLSERAEAIAGGGDQADRTSLALDPQLADLMEQYPDRRGGNTVEPAFEVVVDPLYARFGAWYEMFPRSASLEPGRHGTFRDVEARLPYIAGMGFDILYLPPIHPVGRSFRKGPNNTLTPGPGDPGSPWAIGATEGGHKDIHPELGTIEDFDRLVESARGLGLKVALDIAFQCSPDHPYVREHPEWFRHRPDGTIKYAENPPKKYQDIYPLEFDGPDWKGLYEELRDVFLYWVDHGVTVFRVDNPHTKPFLFWDWCIAEVKRRCPEAIFLSEAFTRPKLMKRLAKGGFNQSYTYFTWRNDKQGLTEYLTELTTTNCREYMRPNFFANTPDILHEYLQTGGPAAFKSRLVLAATMTAAYGIYGPPFEQCVGTPVRPGSEEYLDSEKYQVRYWNLDAPGNLTGLITRVNQARREHPALQSDWNIRFHHVDNDRLIAYSKATPDRSDVVLVVVNLDPQNTQSGWTYLDLAELGISGGDAFSVHDLISGGRFHWQGASNFVMLDPHQMPAHIFHVSR, from the coding sequence ATGACTGCAACGCTTCAATCCTCGCGAACCGAGGCCACCCGCACTCAAGCCCCGTCCCGGATCATCATCGAGGGCGTCTCGCCCCAGGTCGACGGCGGCCGATTCCCCATCAAACGGGTCGAGGGCGAGACGATCGTCGTCGGGGCCGACGTCTTCGCCGAGGGACATGACGTCATCCGGGCCGTGCTCCGCCACTCGTCGGGCGACGGCCCCTGGGTGGAAGTACCGATGACGCCCCTGGGGAACGACCGATGGGAGGCGGGATTCACCGTCGACCGGATCGGCCGATATTCCTACACCGTGGAGGCCTGGATCGATCGATTCTCGACCTGGCGTGACGAGGTCTCGAAGAAAAGCGGCGCGGGGCAGGACATCGCCAGTGAGCTCCTCGAAGGGGCCGAGATCGTCCGTCAGGCCGCCGATCGGGCCGAGGGGCACGCCGTCCGATGGCTCTCCGAACGGGCCGAGGCGATCGCCGGCGGGGGGGACCAGGCGGATCGCACCTCCCTGGCGCTCGACCCGCAACTGGCCGATCTGATGGAGCAGTACCCCGACCGTCGGGGGGGGAACACCGTCGAACCGGCATTCGAGGTCGTCGTCGACCCGCTCTACGCCCGGTTCGGGGCCTGGTACGAGATGTTCCCCCGGTCGGCCTCCCTCGAGCCCGGCCGTCACGGGACATTCCGGGACGTGGAGGCGAGGCTCCCATACATCGCGGGGATGGGCTTCGACATCCTCTATCTGCCGCCGATCCACCCGGTCGGCCGGAGTTTCCGGAAGGGCCCGAACAATACGTTGACACCCGGCCCGGGGGATCCGGGAAGCCCGTGGGCGATCGGCGCGACGGAGGGCGGTCACAAGGACATCCATCCCGAGTTGGGCACGATCGAGGACTTCGATCGTCTCGTCGAATCCGCCCGAGGCCTCGGCCTGAAGGTCGCGCTCGACATCGCCTTCCAGTGCTCGCCCGACCACCCCTATGTCCGCGAGCACCCCGAGTGGTTCCGGCACCGACCCGACGGCACGATCAAGTACGCCGAGAACCCCCCGAAGAAGTATCAGGACATCTACCCCCTCGAATTCGACGGCCCCGACTGGAAGGGCCTCTACGAGGAGCTCAGGGACGTCTTCCTGTACTGGGTCGACCACGGGGTGACGGTCTTCCGGGTCGACAACCCGCACACCAAGCCCTTCCTCTTCTGGGACTGGTGCATCGCCGAGGTGAAGCGGCGATGCCCGGAGGCCATCTTCCTCTCCGAGGCCTTCACCCGCCCCAAGCTGATGAAGCGACTGGCCAAGGGGGGGTTCAACCAGAGCTACACCTACTTCACCTGGCGGAACGACAAGCAGGGGCTGACGGAATATCTCACCGAGCTGACCACCACGAATTGCCGCGAGTACATGCGGCCGAATTTCTTCGCCAATACGCCCGACATCCTGCACGAGTACCTCCAGACGGGGGGCCCGGCCGCGTTCAAATCTCGGCTCGTCCTCGCAGCCACGATGACGGCCGCCTACGGCATTTACGGCCCCCCGTTCGAGCAGTGCGTCGGTACGCCCGTCCGACCCGGCTCGGAGGAGTACCTCGACTCGGAGAAGTACCAGGTGCGGTACTGGAACCTGGACGCCCCCGGGAACCTCACCGGCCTGATCACCAGGGTCAATCAGGCCCGACGCGAGCACCCGGCGTTGCAGTCGGATTGGAACATCCGGTTCCACCACGTCGACAACGACCGGCTCATCGCCTACAGCAAGGCGACGCCCGATCGGTCCGACGTCGTCCTCGTCGTCGTGAACCTGGATCCCCAGAATACCCAGTCGGGGTGGACCTACCTCGACCTCGCCGAACTGGGGATTTCGGGAGGGGATGCGTTCTCGGTCCACGACCTGATCTCCGGGGGCCGGTTCCACTGGCAAGGGGCCTCGAACTTCGTCATGCTCGACCCGCATCAGATGCCGGCCCACATCTTCCACGTCTCCCGATGA
- a CDS encoding IS701 family transposase yields the protein MNRTYTPDLNPDVLDRLAAYAASFRADFNRPRQAAWCGVYLRGLVQDGDRKSVEPMAARVPLSEGLDVADPDQALQQFLGQSTWDEQAVLSRYRATMAAKFADPAGIFVIDDTTFPKQGTHSVGVQRQYCGALGKKANCQCAVSVHYVAPRGHYPLNMRLYLPEGWLADPKRLDKAKVPEAERRSLTKGQIALELLDRIRAEGLPGGLVVADSGYGVSGPFRDGLAERGLHYVVGVTDEMLVFTEEPRWDEPKAGTGGRPQKRRRLAEGSPRPVGLKELAARTPRRKVTWREGTKGPMWGRFAWLRVWPGQGWATGDCAGAEPIWLLIEEQADGKLKYAFSNLPADTSRIRAVRLWRSRWPVELGYQQMKEELGLDHHEGRSWRGFHHHACLVMLAFGFLTLERRRARRGRSRPGKKGEAERR from the coding sequence ATGAACCGGACCTACACCCCCGACTTAAACCCCGACGTCCTCGACCGCCTCGCCGCGTATGCCGCCTCCTTCCGCGCCGACTTCAACCGGCCCCGCCAGGCCGCCTGGTGCGGCGTCTACCTCCGCGGCCTGGTCCAGGACGGGGACCGCAAGAGCGTCGAGCCGATGGCCGCCCGCGTCCCCCTGTCGGAGGGGCTCGACGTCGCCGACCCCGACCAGGCCCTGCAGCAGTTCCTCGGCCAGAGCACCTGGGACGAGCAAGCGGTCCTGAGCCGCTACCGGGCCACGATGGCGGCGAAGTTCGCCGACCCGGCCGGCATCTTCGTGATCGATGACACCACCTTCCCCAAGCAGGGCACGCACTCCGTCGGCGTGCAGCGGCAGTACTGCGGCGCCCTGGGCAAGAAGGCCAACTGCCAGTGCGCCGTCAGCGTCCACTACGTCGCCCCGAGGGGGCACTACCCGCTGAACATGCGGCTCTACCTCCCGGAGGGCTGGCTGGCCGACCCGAAGCGACTGGATAAGGCCAAGGTGCCCGAGGCCGAGCGGCGGTCGCTGACCAAGGGTCAGATCGCCCTGGAGTTGCTCGACCGCATCCGCGCCGAAGGGCTGCCGGGCGGGCTCGTCGTGGCCGACAGCGGCTACGGCGTCTCGGGCCCGTTCCGCGACGGCCTGGCCGAGCGGGGCCTGCACTACGTCGTCGGCGTGACCGACGAGATGCTGGTCTTCACCGAGGAGCCGAGGTGGGACGAGCCCAAGGCCGGGACGGGCGGGCGGCCGCAGAAGCGGCGTCGCCTGGCCGAGGGCTCGCCCCGGCCGGTGGGCCTGAAGGAGCTGGCGGCGCGGACGCCGCGCCGGAAGGTGACGTGGCGGGAGGGGACCAAGGGCCCGATGTGGGGCCGATTCGCCTGGCTGCGCGTTTGGCCGGGCCAGGGATGGGCGACAGGCGATTGCGCCGGGGCGGAGCCGATCTGGCTGCTGATCGAGGAGCAGGCCGACGGCAAGCTGAAGTACGCCTTCAGCAACCTCCCGGCCGATACCAGCCGGATCCGCGCGGTGCGCCTGTGGCGGAGTCGCTGGCCGGTGGAGCTCGGGTACCAGCAGATGAAGGAGGAACTGGGGCTGGACCACCACGAGGGCCGCTCGTGGCGGGGCTTCCACCATCACGCCTGCCTGGTGATGTTGGCCTTCGGGTTCCTCACCCTGGAGCGACGCCGAGCCCGTCGGGGGCGATCCCGGCCGGGCAAAAAGGGGGAGGCCGAGCGCCGGTGA